The genomic segment atttggcccatcagtgctcatctgggtttttattttttagctgtgCCAAGCAGTTTTCTCCTACCCTGTGACCTTAGTCTATCTCtgcttcatttccaactgtgggctctggtcctggtttctgtgctgcagtgTACTGGTTAGAGTTCACTTTTTTTAGTGTAAGTGATATGAAAAACATAAATCTGTTTTAGCACTGAAATGAAACAGCCTGCAGGCTGCATCCAGAGAAATGGAAACTCAAAACTTTCATTACTGTAATAACCCCAACCAGTGAATGACTAATTTATTTAAGAATGCTCAAATCTGTTATATAATACAGCACTTGTGTAATACTACGTTTAACTCCTTATCAAGCAgaggatttcttttttaaattaatttctttTTATCTATTTTACAATCTGTGCATGTACTGGATAAGTCACACTTATCCAGTACATGCACTGGGGGATTACAGAACCCTGCTTTtgctgtgtgtttgggggggtttGAGCTTGAGAGGGCCAGGGGAGTTCACAGGTCTGCCTCCTGGGTACCCGTTCTTGGGGTGGACACTGTGTGTTATGATGTTGCTGTTATTTTGTGCTTTATTACTGTAAATACTCAGCAGGTTTGCTTCACTTGTAATTGGGGAATGCCCTGGAGAGCCTGTGTCTTCAGCCAGTTCTGGGCAGCTCCCTGTGTGTTGGGCAACCTGGATAAATTGCATCTAAAACAGAACCAACACCAACCAGGATATTGTACACCCAACACACTACAGTGGCTAAATGTTACTTGCCTCTGGTGGTTATGCGTTTTGTGAAAGTTGAGTATGGGCACCTGCTTAATTAAGTTATAGTcagttacaaagaaacccagttACAAACGCTGAATACAATACATTATACATAAATTGTTGTAATTGTCTATTAACATTTAATCACAATTAAGTCAACCAGCATTTCCAATTCAGAAACAAAGCATCCTGCAAGCTACATTTGGCAGTATcaggtacatttattttttcttcctacAAATGAATGTAGATTTACCGTACAGGAAAATACCTGTGACCTCATGAGCAAACTCAATTTGGAAATGGATGTAGTGTATATTACTAATGGTATGTACTGGCATGGAAGGTGAAGTAATATGTCATTTGCCTGGCCTCCAGAAGGGGGCATAAAAACCTCATAGTAGACCTTTCTGTTTTCACAGTAGAACTCAGTTTGGTCAAATGGCAAGAGAAAAGGACAAAAGCTAATAAAACCAAACTCCTCTCTTTGACCtggcagtaaataaaataaaaataatacaaaatggataATGTCTGTGAAGTATAACAATGTGGACAAAATTGGTATGTATTCCAGCAGTCAAAAAAAGGATTAAAAATAGGGATTGGGAAGGAATTGAGACGAGGCTGGTTTGGAAGGTTGTCTCATTTATTGCCATTGGGGAGTTCTGGCAAGCAAGCTACTGGTAATTCAGAAAAGCAAAATGTCAAATGAAGAAAATCCATGAAATAAAAAACCCTACCAATCGTGTTTGACGGGTATGGATTCTTCTCTAAAGTGATCTTTGCAAGAAGTTTAGACTGCGGTACGGTAACAGGTTCCAGTATGTTATACAGTGCAATCCAAGGTCACTGCTTTGAATTACAAAAATCAAAAACTCCATCTACACTGAGATTCAGTTTACTGTTTTACAAATTCCCATATGGAAGTTtccaatagtaaaagcatagaaaggtgtagtaaagcatagtggtATTATGTTAAAGCATAtgttagcattgtaaagcacagtgaggtatggttaagcatattaaacatggcaaaccatggtaacctATGGTACaggcatagtataaccattggaaagCATCGAAaagctgcaaaatgaccatgcagaTTTGCTATGGTAAATTTTCATGGCTGTtgaaataagaaaatgtattcattaaaataatactgCCCTGCCACATGTAAACTTCTTTTGACTTTTGCTTGTATTCTGACTAGCTCGATTTGGTAATATGTTATAAGCTCTAGAGGAAATCCTGATATTTCAATTTGAATAGTTTAAAAGGAGGAAGCATTGCAGTTTCTTGGAATGCAACAGGTTCCCGGCAGCGTGGTCACCCCTGTGTAAGCCAGTGTTctgtttcctgtttcctgtttctGTAGCACCACTGTAGGAAGTGTGGCAAGGCAATGTGTGGGAAGTGCAGCTCAAAGCGCTCCACCATACCGCTGATGGGATTCGAGTTTGAAGTGAGGGTCTGCGACAGCTGCCACGAGTCAATAACTGACGAGGAGTAAGTGTGTAGTAATCACAGCGTGCTTGAAGACTCATTATTCATTTGTGATGTTCTGCAGGGTAAATGAGCTTTCTTCAGATATTACACTGCACCCTGCACTTTGGTTAAATGTCCTCTCTTGTGTAAAGACTCATACTATGTGTTAAGAATTATACCACATATAAGGAGTACCCTAATTCACAATAACTCATATGGAAACACCTCATTGGTCAAAAGCTTACATTAGCCTAGTAACACACTCCACTGGCAGTTTTGTAGCAGAAGAGCACTCTTTGGTCAGTACAGGACAGTgacatttacataaaacaaaaaaggaagcaaCCTCTGTTGgaactagaagaaaaaaaaaacatgtttgtttttccttttgccTTTTCATTAAAAGTTAATGTGCTGTTtggtgccacctgctggacattgTTGATATAATGACACCGCACGTTTTATGTCATGTGAATAATCCTCGGGTCACCCATAACCCGTGAAAACAAAAATAGCTTCATGTGTGGAATCTTGCAGCTAAAACAAAAACGTAATTCCACTTGCCAGACACATTAGGAAAAATAGAAAAAGCATTGCAAAGAGGAGCAGAAAAGTTAGGAGCATAACTTGTGTTAAGGCTATTATCTTCACTGTCGGTCTAAGTAGTCTATTTAAATGTCAGACTTCTTTATAATGATTCAATTATAATGCTGCCTAAAGACTGCAGCGGCTTAGCCTACTTATTCTGAAAGTGGTTTTGTTTcaacaagttatttacagttttcaaaacgtaggtgaagaaatatattttagtaCACACTCTAGATGTGTAATAATCATTTGtaacaacattggaagcttacttcTGCAGTGTCATGTGAACTGTTAACATAAGTCCATTAACATGcgtcttaaaatatatatttgtaatggtTTTACTTTCTGTATTTGGACCCGTGCCAAAAATAACTGATTAGATAAACATGGATGGTTTGTATGGGGTATTCCAGGGTACCATGTTCAATCTCATACGCAGTTGTTTATTTCCTTGTGGTGGCTCCCAGTACTCCAGACGGCTGGAGATTATAGACTGATTTGATTGCCAGGGTGTATTATTCCATAGCAGACTGTATGTCATGTCATTCCTCACATGGGGGTTAGTCCTTCTATTGCAGCCCAATGAAAATATGCATAATGCTTTTAGGTTATAAGTATAAGTAGGTTATAAGAGATCAGGTCTAAGTACACCTAACTGAAACTTAAAATAAGCGGTTAATGCAAGCCAGGTGGATTCTTTGGAACTGTAACAAAAAAATCAGGCTAAAACAAAATCCCAACTCTGCTGGGTATAGATTGATCAAAAGTGGCATGAGAAATTATTTCTCCCAGTATAACATTCatatatttcattatatattaGTCACACTGTTTTACAACCAATGTAATagtactaaattaaaataattttgatACCTATGTAAACCTACTATTGTTTCTCTTGGCCTTTTGTTGCTAGGCAACAATACAACTAGCTCTTGTAAAGGGGAGATTATTATGAGGATAGTGGTATGTAGGAATAGTGTTGGGCTGaagcatgttttctttttatggaGGCAGTTGAAGTAACTTGTTATAGGTGATATTTGTAGGCAGTTCTTCCATAGTGTCCAAAAGCACcactattttaattttatttcttaaatgtCAGGGGGAAATGTTGAAAAAGGTCACCTACTTCAGTTTCTGGAAAAAGGTTGCCTTCTGTAACATTGCCCTAAGATTCCTGCCTCCATTCTCTGTTTCAGCCGGGCACCCACAGCCACTTTCCATGACAGTAAGCACAGCATTGTTCACATTCACTATGAAGTAACAAGAAGCTGGCTGTTGACATCGGGGGCTGATAAGATTATTAAGGTAAGTTCAAAACTAGTACAGTTTCTCTATGGGACTTACTGATGTAATACAGACAGTTATCTTACAAGTATTGGAACAGATAAATATGGAGAACGACTGGGGGCTGGGCAGTTGGTTGTCCATTTTTATTATCCATCTAGAACTCCCTGTTCAGTAAATATCTTGGAATCCTTGAACAGATAATAGTGATGGCTACTTTTAAGACAATAGTGCACCCATCCACCATGCAAGAACTGTGCACGAGTAATTTAGCCAGCAttttccatggccaccacaatccctggatttgaatccaattgagcatgtttgggatgaacacATATGTCATCATGTtactctgcctgtctctctgcacAAATTGCATGGAAAATGAATGACTAAATGGATTCAAGACACTTTCCAGCACCTGGAGTCTGTACCATGTTGTATCGAGGCTGGGGTCAGGGTAAATGTTGGCCCATCCCGTAATTAAGTACAGGCCCTAATTAAGTGacaaggcagtgtgtgtgtgtgtgtttatatttgtTTGCAGATTAATGTCTGTTTCTCATTGCAGCTCTGGGATATGACGCCAGTGGTTTCCTGATGGCGTCCCGATGACCTCAGAAGACAGTATTTACTCAAGGACTGAAAGCTCTGGAAATACAGGTTGGAGGCAAACAACTACATTTCaaataacactttttaaaagGAACCTTGAAAACATCATTGGCGAGGGGGGTTTGGCTTTTGACTGGTATTTGTGCAGCTTGCTTGCTGCTTGCTTGCTGTGAACCTAAAAAGTGTATGTTGCAATTTTTGTTCCGACGCGGTTCTGCCTTTTAATGTCCCTCCATCGGGTTTAATTTCCAGTGGGGAGACAGGAAGAATGGCAGCATGAGGAAACGGTTGCGGTGATGTTATTTTTCTTTAGAGCAGACTGCTTCTGCAACACAACAATGTTTTAAGGCATGATTTCTGATATCTGAAAATTGTTTtaacagcaaaaataaaacaaaatgatccTTTACAGATTTTGACACTGGATTGCACAAACCCATTCAATGCATATGTTGGAAACACATTCTACAATCAACCACCATTTATGACTTCTGACAGCTCTACAGAGAGTATTTGGGGGAGGGTTGTTTAGGAGTGGGTCCTCTGTTCATTTGTAgcagtttttgtgtgtgtgtgtggggggggggggggggggtatctgaACTTGGAGCTAACCtcttagaatgattgcaaacttCATGGAAAATCAAAAAGCCAAATAGATCTACACATCCAACAAAGACGTTGCCCCAGAGATTTATTTCTTAATCCTAGCAAACAACACAATTAGATAAAAGAAAAACGTTGCATTGATTTTGAACTTGTGAGCTACAGCAACATTTCAATAACTTCTCATTTTTTGTTCGATATAAATCATTTCTATGTATGCTGTTTCACACTGTGTGACCGTgtggcatgttgttttttttttcaaataatataaATCATTATATTAATGACACTGTTCTGGACTGTTTAAAAAACCAGCAACAATCTGTAAAAGTTTCACGGatatcaaattgtattttattcataaaacaagACTAAAGCATCTTAAACTGGGCCCATTATCTGTGTGCCATGATGCCTTTGcaactgtgtactgtatatatatatatatatatcatctatCATACATAAATAATTAGTAATCGTCACCTGCATGCTCATTAATATTAAGCATGAGTTTCTAACACTTCTATATCACAtcctggcattgcagcccttttGTAAGTTCAGTCTTGTGGCACGAGAGCCACGTAATACTCCATACAAACAAGCAACTGGACTCCTGGTTTGAAATACAGTTGGTGAGCAGTTAAAGAAACATTTCCACTGGACATTTTCTTGTTAATTTTATAGCATAGGTTTCTTTGTGGTGTCTAATGGGAATAGTGTAAATGATATTTGGAAAGTAAGGGTTTAAGTATATTAatactttatttgtgtgaatattATAGTAATgtgataaaatatatatttttgttggtttatttttttcaaagttcatttttattaaataataataataattgttattattaggtTGGTTTTGGGATCTATGCCTATAAAACAGCACACAGACCCAAAGCCCCCAGTAAACACTGTCTGTTTGCCATTCACACTGAGTGTTTCTGGCACAATCCTATTTGGCATGTCTGTTATTTTGCTATTGCTGCTCTTCAAGTTTTATTGTGTGGTCCACTCAGAGGCACTTAAAGTCTCTTTAGGGGACTGGCATATCTTTGCAATGCAAACAACTTTAACTCAATTTTATTACTATTAACTTTTTTCAATTAGAATTTGTTGAAAAGCTTCAGGAAGCTCTTCGGCAGTATTTTTGCTTTGTCATGTGAAAGGTGAGCACGTCAGTCTAGGTATGAGCAGTTGCAATAAGAATATCTACTGTTGCTATGAATATAGACCGTTGTTAAGGACTTCCGGAACTATAGTACAAACTACAATCTGTCACGTGATGGTGTTTTAACAAATCACAAGACGGATTTTTAACTTGGAAGGAAGGGTTCTGATGTTATTGTAACATTGCTGCTGTGTTTTCTAGAGTGGCTTATTGGCCCAAATTGAGATATTTACCTTGTACTTATGAACAAGAACCGGTGACATCCTGAGTCAGTCATTTTGAcatagcaaattattattattttttttttttaaatgtcctcaGTGAGCCcccatagtttttatttttacaagacATTGTCTGAAATGAGTGAACAGCTTTGGAAAACCGGGACCCACGTAATTTTCTAAGACCATTCCAAACAATTAACCTCCCTATGCTGCACAGTAACTAATGTCCAGGACATACAGTTCTTGCGTTCTGTATTGTACTTTGTATTATAATGGTTCAAGGTTGCTCAAGAAATATATCAGATATAAAGAAGCAGAGAtatgtaattgtttattttttgacCATGACTGTTGGTACTCTCTGTATGTTGAATACTAATTTGAACTGCTGAAATCGGTTTTAAATGAGTAGAGAAATGGAAATTACAGGCATGTGCAATTACAGgtacatttgcaaagctttttggaCAATTGTATTCTGAAATCACTCAGACGGCCATTTAAtttcatgttatatatatatatatatatatgtatatatatatatgtatatatatatatatatatatatataataaactctgtgtgtgtgtgtgtgtgtgtgtgtatatatatatatagtgtggtatgtgtgtgtgtattgtatttattttaataaaaagggaGAGTCTTTAATCAAATGAGTAAAACCCAGGTCTCAGGAAGTTTGTGTCAATCAATTCATAAGACTCAGTCTCTCCAACTACATTTCCATTCTCCAGTGTTATCTGGTGTGTTCATTAGCTTGCATTGAGGGTTATTAAATATTGTATGGCTGGTTTCAGAATTTGATTAGCAGTCTTATTGGCCAAAACCATTCTCTACTGTTTCACTGCTTTCCTTATCATGTTTAGTTGAACTTTTTAATTTtgatttgctctttttttttcttcttccgtTTGAAGTGTCTTATGTGGGTATGCACTATACAGTTTAGTTAGTTGACGTCAGTCAGATTTCCTGTATTTGATCATCAGAGAGAAGCTGTTTGTATTTATGACATATTCTGTGTAATCCTGTTTTACTGAAGCCAGGACACCAAATGAATGATTTTCACTGAAAAGGTCATTCTTATGAAGCAGAGAGTAATGTCAGACTGAGTGAAAGGTAGGGCTGCTCCAGTGTTGTATCCcttttagaaatgtttaaaattgaagaaaaacttattagaaaaatgtattaatattggCCATACTTTAGCAGCTCAGACAGGGGCATACTTTAAAGGGAAATGAAAATGATCTGAAATCATGTCAATTATATATAACAGTGAACTGTTTTTGTCTGCCACTGCAGGAGGTTGTCTCTTGCAGGGATatactgttaaaatgtttttattcctttcagaaaatgtgctTATTAATCTTTACCATTCTTAATAAAACTTCCATTAACCTGTTTGCAAGGGAGCTGGGAAGAATACATTGCAGTGGAAAATGGGTATTTGTCTCCTTGTAGAAATAAAGGCACTAATGTACATGTACTTTAAAGAAATGTTCAATATGTTTCTTGTCCTGTTTGACTTCTGTTACTGCTGCAACACACAGTACAAACACCCTGTTAGCGTGTAACTGTCctgtttgtaatttgtaaatgtcTTTTGCATGTTTTTATAAATCTGTATTAATGTAACTGTGTAAAAATTGTGTTACCTAAGTGTGGAAATAATTTTTACTGACTGCCCATTTCAAAGATAccccagcaggtttcatttcagCTGCTGTTTTCTTCAAATCAAGTTTTTGCTTCtccatggttttgttttttgtcggCTGGGTATGTATATCTGTAACCAATCTGTTTTAATAGCCATCTTTCCACTAATTcataaaatgacaaaataaaggaaataaaagGAGATTTAATGtaccagtttttattttattttagctttattTTAAAGCTTACCATTAATGTTCCAATCACTGTAATCAAAAGCTTTACGCAggtttattaatttatatttaaaaaaaaaaaataatacaaaagcaataCAAGTTTACCAAAAACacttgtttaaaaatgcaaaacatttttaaaaatatacagtattaatcATTTCAGAATGTGAATATTAATCAGATGATTGAGTAGTATTTGGGTTAAACTTTTTGGCAAGCTGTTCCAACACTGTCAGCAGTTCCTCTTCATCCCCAGCTGAAGATCTGGTGGAGGCCAAGGGTAAGTGTGCAGAGACTGGCTTGTGATCTGCAA from the Acipenser ruthenus chromosome 9, fAciRut3.2 maternal haplotype, whole genome shotgun sequence genome contains:
- the LOC117405784 gene encoding dehydrogenase/reductase SDR family member 12-like, with translation MPDFYEKMKNKLRSEAQGADTVVWLAVSASAATQASGQFYQDHKPVSAHLPLASTRSSAGDEEELLTVLEQLAKKFNPNTTQSSD